Proteins encoded by one window of Microplitis mediator isolate UGA2020A chromosome 1, iyMicMedi2.1, whole genome shotgun sequence:
- the LOC130662907 gene encoding hypodermin-B-like, protein MLSIYLGSTNRYRNGSIYYISSVKVKDSFSAQRGQLPIFDIATIRLSERIIFHETRNQACIGERNTKKSTIINQQAVVAEWIDNKFETLNNLQLTNWTIISNEDCDNYYSFMGKVTGPAKICAVNMDRDGDVNMCPGDLGNPLIVDGNLVGFKLWRMGCNFPEAPVIFRFILYTEYYDWMKDNILGSLC, encoded by the coding sequence ATGCTTTCAATTTACCTTGGGAGTACAAATCGTTATAGAAATGGCTCAATATATTACATTTCATCTGTTAAAGTGAAGGACTCTTTTTCAGCGCAACGTGGTCAACTGCCAATATTTGATATTGCAACAATTCGTCTTTCGGAacgtattatttttcatgagaCTCGTAATCAAGCTTGCATAGGTGAAAGAAACACTAAAAAATCTACGATAATTAATCAGCAAGCGGTTGTCGCCGAGTGGATTGATAACAAATTCGAGACATTGAATAATTTACAGTTAACTAATTGGACTATTATATCGAATGAAGATTGtgacaattattattcatttatggGTAAAGTGACAGGTCCTGCAAAGATTTGTGCAGTCAATATGGATAGAGATGGTGATGTGAATATGTGTCCTGGTGATTTAGGAAATCCTTTGATTGTCGATGGTAATCTTGTTGGTTTTAAATTGTGGCGAATGGGTTGTAATTTTCCTGAAGCACCggttatttttcgatttattctTTATACCGAGTATTATGATTGGATGAAAGATAATATTCTCGGGAGTTTATGCTAG
- the LOC130667555 gene encoding trypsin-2-like, translated as MLKLLIVFTLYFFAITKATPRGISSYDRHRNHNIGNIEEKKNLTINEASHHVSIQIHGVHYCSGAIISYRWIVTSAQCIVNFRSCYPLITIRAGSENRYSNGSVHAVDNYIVHPEFKCNGCKIPVNDIGLISIKDTFTFDNTRQFIKLHNNNHHNAVENQKVNVSGWDDNFEKIELSAHLKMKSWSTITTTQCKNYYFFVDEAINNMICAVSDDEKNPCVVGDLGNPMVVNGRLVGVKSFRMGCYSFPGSPTLYTSINSYKDWIKSNTGIDID; from the exons ATGCTGAAATTACTGATCGTCTTTACTCTTTACTTCTTCGCCATTACAAAAG cCACACCGAGAGGTATATCATCTTATGACCGGCACCGCAATCACAACATCGGTAAcattgaggaaaaaaaaaatctgacaaTAAATGAAGCGTCGCATCATGTCAGTATTCAAATTCACGGCGTCCATTACTGCAGCGGCGCAATAATAAGTTACCGCTGGATTGTCACCTCAGCTCAGTGCATTGTCAATTTCCGTTCATGTTACCCCTTGATAACAATCCGCGCCGGTAGTGAAAATCGTTACAGCAACGGCTCTGTTCACGCAGTCGATAATTATATTGTGCACCCAGAATTCAAATGTAACGGTTGTAAAATTCCAGTGAATGACATCGGGCTGATTAGTATTAAAGATACATTTACTTTTGACAACACGCGTCAGTTTATTAAGCTGCACAACAATAACCATCACAATGCAGTCGAAAATCAGAAAGTAAATGTCAGCGGATGGGAtgacaattttgaaaaaattgaattatctgCCCATTTGAAGATGAAAAGCTGGTCCACTATTACAACAACCCagtgcaaaaattattattttttcgtcGATGAAGCTATCAATAATATGATTTGTGCGGTTagtgatgatgaaaaaaatccgTGTGTGGTTGGTGACCTGGGTAACCCCATGGTTGTAAATGGACGTCTAGTGGGTGTTAAATCTTTTAGAATGGGTTGTTACAGTTTTCCTGGATCTCCCACCCTCTATACTTCTATTAATAGTTATAAGGATTGGATTAAAAGTAATACTGGTATTGATattgactga
- the LOC130672173 gene encoding trypsin delta-like isoform X1, with protein MFKSVIVFVLFIISTVIIPKPSKCIQYTDRLYHTQQPSNSDYNNNYNNQLAPYLVSIRLNNVHICSGVIITEWDILTSAQCIYYPSVINGSTYQMLSIYLGSTNRYSNGSIYYISSIKVKESFSAQRGQLPIFDIATIRLSERIIFHETRNQACIGERNTKKSTIINQQAVVGGWIDNKFETLNNLQLTNWTIISDEDCDNYYSFMDKVTNDAKICAVNMDRDGDVNMCPGDLGNPLIVDGKLVGYKMWRMGCNFPEAPVIFRFILHTEYYDWMKENIHGSLC; from the exons ATGTTTAAGTCGGTAATCGTTTTCGTTCTCTTCATCATTTCGACAG TTATAATTCCAAAACCTTCAAAATGTATACAGTACACTGATCGACTTTACCATACACAACAGCCATCAAATagtgattataataataattacaataatcaaTTGGCACCTTATTTAGTTAGTATAAGATTAAATAATGTCCATATTTGCAGTGGTGTAATAATTACCGAGTGGGACATTCTAACATCAGCACAGTGTATCTATTATCCTTCTGTTATAAACGGATCAACTTATCAAATGCTTTCAATTTATCTTGGAAGTACAAACCGTTATAGTAATGGCTCAATATATTACATTTCCTCTATTAAAGTGAAGGAGTCATTTTCAGCGCAACGTGGTCAACTGCCAATATTTGATATTGCAACAATTCGTCTTTCGGaacgaattatttttcatgagaCTCGTAATCAAGCTTGCATAGGTGAAAGAAACACTAAAAAATCTACGATAATTAATCAGCAAGCGGTTGTCGGCGGGTGGATTGATAACAAATTCGAGACATTGAATAATTTACAGTTAACTAATTGGACTATCATATCGGATGAAGAttgtgataattattattcatttatggATAAAGTGACAAATGATGCAAAGATTTGTGCAGTCAATATGGATAGAGATGGTGATGTGAATATGTGTCCTGGCGATTTAGGAAATCCTTTGATTGTCGATGGTAAACTTGTAGGTTATAAAATGTGGCGAATGGGTTGTAATTTTCCTGAAGCACCggttatttttcgatttattctTCATACCGAGTATTATGATTGGATGAAAGAAAACATTCACGGAAGTTTATGCTAG
- the LOC130668047 gene encoding trypsin-like, with amino-acid sequence MFKSVIIFVFLIISTVVIPTSSTCTQYTDRLYDTHQPSNSNNNNLAPYLVSIRLNDVHICSGAIITPEDILTSGQCVYPIVDSKTHELVSIHLGSTNRYKNGSIYYISSIKVKESFSAKRGQVPIFDIATIRLSERIIFHETRNQACIGERNTEKSTIINQQAVVAEWIDNKFETLNNLQLTNWTIISDEECDNYYSFMGKVTNDAKICAVNMDRDGDVNMCPGDLGNPLIVDGKLVGYKMWRMGCNFPEAPVIFRLILHTYYYDWMKNNIHGNLC; translated from the exons ATGTTTAAGTCagtgataatttttgttttcctcATCATTTCAACAG TTGTAATACCAACATCTTCAACGTGTACTCAGTACACTGATCGACTTTACGATACACACCAGCCAtcaaatagtaataataataatttggcaCCTTATTTAGTTAGTATAAGATTAAATGATGTCCATATTTGCAGTGGTGCAATAATTACACCAGAGGACATTTTAACGTCAGGACAGTGTGTCTATCCTATAGTAGATTCTAAAACTCATGAATTGGTTTCAATTCACCTTGGGAGTACAAATCGTTATAAAAACGGCTCAATATATTACATTTCATCTATTAAAGTGAAGGAATCATTTTCAGCGAAACGTGGTCAAGTGCCAATATTTGATATTGCAACAATTCGTCTTTCGGAacgtattatttttcatgagaCTCGTAATCAAGCTTGCATAGGTGAAAGAAACACTGAAAAATCTACGATAATTAATCAGCAAGCGGTTGTCGCCGAGTGGATTGATAACAAATTCGAGACATTGAATAATTTACAGTTAACTAATTGGACTATTATATCGGATGAAGAgtgtgataattattattcatttatggGTAAAGTGACAAATGATGCAAAGATTTGTGCAGTCAATATGGATAGAGATGGTGATGTGAATATGTGTCCTGGTGATTTAGGAAATCCTTTGATTGTCGATGGTAAACTTGTAGGTTATAAAATGTGGCGAATGGGTTGTAATTTTCCTGAAGCACCGGttatttttcgattaattCTTCATACTTACTATTATGATtggatgaaaaataatattcacgGGAATTTATGCTAG